A single genomic interval of Flavihumibacter rivuli harbors:
- a CDS encoding aspartate-semialdehyde dehydrogenase, translating to MKVAVVGATGLVGTKMLQVLAERNFPVTELVPVASERSVGKEVEFKGKSYKVVSMTDAIAAKPAVALFSAGGSTSLEWAPKFAEAGITVIDNSSAWRMDPTKPLVVPEINADILTANDKIIANPNCSTIQMVVAIDPLHKKYGIKRIVVSTYQSVTGTGVKAVNQLMNERNGVEGEMAYKYPIDLNVIPQIDVFLDNGYTKEEMKMVNETKKIMRDDSIRVTSTTVRIPVMGGHSESVNLEFERDFDLNEVRAILAAAPGVVVVDDPANAQYPMPKDAHERDEVFVGRIRRDESQPNALNLWIVSDNLRKGAATNAVQIAEYLQQKGLL from the coding sequence ATGAAAGTCGCAGTAGTGGGTGCCACCGGCCTTGTAGGCACCAAAATGTTACAAGTTTTGGCCGAACGCAATTTCCCCGTAACCGAACTGGTTCCCGTAGCCTCTGAAAGATCTGTTGGCAAGGAAGTTGAATTCAAGGGCAAGTCTTACAAGGTAGTGAGCATGACCGATGCCATTGCTGCGAAACCGGCTGTAGCACTGTTTTCAGCGGGTGGCTCTACTTCACTGGAGTGGGCGCCCAAGTTTGCTGAAGCAGGCATCACCGTGATCGATAACTCTTCTGCCTGGCGCATGGACCCTACCAAGCCGCTGGTCGTACCAGAGATCAATGCAGATATCCTGACTGCCAATGACAAGATCATTGCCAATCCCAACTGCTCTACCATCCAGATGGTGGTGGCCATCGATCCGCTGCACAAGAAGTATGGCATCAAAAGGATCGTGGTATCAACCTACCAGAGTGTTACCGGTACTGGTGTAAAGGCCGTTAACCAGCTGATGAACGAACGCAATGGTGTGGAAGGCGAGATGGCCTACAAATACCCCATCGACCTCAATGTCATTCCCCAGATCGATGTTTTCCTGGATAATGGGTATACCAAGGAAGAAATGAAGATGGTGAATGAGACCAAGAAGATCATGCGTGATGATTCCATTCGTGTTACTTCCACCACGGTGCGTATCCCTGTTATGGGCGGCCACAGTGAAAGCGTGAACCTGGAGTTCGAACGCGATTTTGACCTTAATGAAGTAAGGGCGATCCTAGCCGCAGCACCAGGTGTAGTGGTAGTAGATGATCCGGCCAATGCACAATACCCCATGCCCAAGGATGCGCATGAACGCGACGAAGTATTTGTGGGCAGGATCAGGCGCGATGAATCACAACCCAATGCCCTGAACCTCTGGATCGTTTCAGATAACCTGCGCAAGGGTGCTGCAACCAATGCCGTGCAAATCGCGGAATACCTGCAACAGAAAGGTTTGCTCTAA
- a CDS encoding lamin tail domain-containing protein, protein MKRMGMVVVGIMLAFSAPAQRFSVVINELMADPEPAQQLPSCEYIELVNRTDSAIDLSGWSISNGRTRGLLPDSLVIGAHAYLLVCPAVYRDSFPAAELVASPSRWPVLNNESDTIYLLDWEEKIVHAIGYQRKWLGTGNPSGGGWSYEMINLLHPISSPRNWAASRSASGGSPGQPNSIAAPAADETPPLLLYSFAPDSLHVILVMDEPIADINVTNNRNIVLDPPLPILQHELLPPFYNSVRLKLAQPLLQDRLYQLAVIGLADLADNTMAAANTVTGLATLDSTPQVIINELMTAEPAGGSDYIELYNAGVVAVSLSDLRLATRNAGGMITSPRPVSREARNIYPGHYLVCTNDAGWLEQQYITGGLGTVLESSPLPSLAAEEGRLVVLHRKGNILEEIPYTADWHHKLVRDPKGIALERLDPNGPPDDSRNWHSASASSGWGTPGYRNSQQYLNEEGSAVVQLEKDLFSPDRDGVDDRLVILYAFPEAGYVLNITIYNSSGAEVRKLVANALCGRKGQFHWEGLGEGNRELGTGIYILVADYYHPNGKRKKAKLPVSLVRRKN, encoded by the coding sequence ATGAAGCGAATGGGTATGGTGGTGGTTGGGATAATGCTGGCCTTTTCGGCTCCGGCACAGCGTTTCAGCGTGGTGATCAATGAATTGATGGCCGACCCTGAACCTGCACAACAATTGCCGTCCTGCGAATACATTGAGCTGGTGAACAGGACGGACAGCGCAATTGACCTGTCAGGTTGGTCCATCAGCAATGGCCGGACCAGGGGCCTTCTCCCCGACTCCCTGGTCATTGGCGCACATGCCTACCTGCTGGTCTGCCCTGCTGTTTACCGCGACAGTTTCCCCGCTGCGGAACTGGTGGCCAGTCCTTCACGATGGCCCGTCCTGAACAATGAATCGGACACGATCTATCTGCTGGACTGGGAAGAGAAAATAGTGCACGCCATAGGCTACCAGCGAAAATGGCTGGGAACAGGCAATCCCTCAGGGGGAGGCTGGAGCTATGAAATGATCAACCTGCTGCATCCCATTTCCTCGCCCCGTAACTGGGCGGCCAGCCGGTCGGCAAGCGGGGGTAGCCCGGGCCAGCCGAATAGCATTGCAGCACCAGCAGCGGACGAAACCCCTCCCCTACTGCTGTACAGCTTTGCCCCGGATAGTTTGCATGTGATACTGGTAATGGATGAGCCAATTGCTGACATCAATGTGACCAATAACCGAAATATTGTACTGGACCCTCCCCTGCCAATCCTTCAGCATGAATTGCTTCCCCCATTCTACAATTCAGTCAGGCTAAAGCTTGCACAGCCATTGCTGCAGGACAGGTTGTATCAGCTAGCAGTCATCGGACTTGCAGACCTTGCCGATAATACCATGGCAGCGGCCAATACTGTTACAGGTCTGGCAACATTGGACAGCACACCACAGGTCATCATCAATGAACTCATGACAGCTGAACCTGCCGGGGGCTCGGATTATATTGAACTCTATAATGCAGGGGTGGTCGCCGTTTCCTTGTCAGACCTAAGGTTGGCCACAAGGAATGCTGGAGGAATGATCACCAGTCCAAGACCTGTCAGCAGGGAAGCCAGGAATATCTATCCCGGTCACTACCTGGTATGCACAAACGATGCCGGTTGGCTGGAACAACAGTATATCACGGGTGGACTGGGAACAGTATTGGAATCATCCCCTTTACCTTCACTGGCTGCGGAAGAAGGAAGGCTGGTAGTACTACACAGGAAGGGGAACATACTGGAGGAAATACCTTATACGGCGGATTGGCACCATAAGCTGGTAAGGGATCCCAAAGGCATAGCCCTGGAGCGGCTCGACCCCAATGGACCGCCGGATGACAGCAGGAACTGGCATTCAGCTTCCGCATCTTCCGGTTGGGGAACACCCGGCTACCGTAACTCACAGCAATACCTAAACGAAGAAGGGTCAGCTGTCGTACAGTTGGAGAAAGACCTTTTCTCCCCCGACAGGGATGGAGTGGATGACCGCCTGGTCATTCTATATGCTTTTCCCGAAGCGGGATATGTATTGAACATCACCATTTACAATAGTTCCGGTGCAGAAGTGAGGAAGCTGGTGGCCAATGCGCTGTGCGGGCGAAAGGGCCAATTCCATTGGGAAGGACTTGGGGAAGGCAACAGGGAACTTGGGACAGGCATCTACATCCTGGTGGCAGACTATTACCACCCCAATGGCAAGAGGAAGAAGGCCAAACTTCCGGTGAGCCTGGTGCGCAGGAAAAATTAA